In Arachis stenosperma cultivar V10309 chromosome 1, arast.V10309.gnm1.PFL2, whole genome shotgun sequence, one DNA window encodes the following:
- the LOC130977382 gene encoding uncharacterized protein LOC130977382 gives MVASLLLPGGRIAHSRFVIPINLDDFSTCSINQNSPLVELIIRCKLIIWDEALMVNRLCIEALDRTMRDILRFKNANSLQQPFRGKTVVFGGNFPQILPILSIGDGRCGDIIDGIDKIEIPDDILIDQWNDLIVSIYKATYSKMFLGVNCVSHLKERAILASTLHMVDEIISFMMSLNSEDSKTYYSSGTACQSEVHNDLLASVHTPEFLNSIRCSGVPNHELTLKVGTPIMLLRNIDHSAGLCNGTRLVVSKLGRHIIEARSFLGSGNGDKVFIPRMTLTPFDQRIPFRFHRRQFPIMVSYAMSVNKSQSQLLSNVGLILKKSVFTHGQLYVALSRVTHRKGLKILIYHDEHEEKNRQCGIQGGV, from the exons ATGGTTGCATCTCTCTTGCTCCCTGGTGGAAGGATAGCACACTCGCGTTTTGTAATCCCTATTAACCTTGACGATTTTTCAACATGTAGCATTAATCAGAACAGCCCTTTGGTAGAGTTGATAATTCGATGTAAGCTTATTATATGGGACGAAGCTCTAATGGTCAACAGACTTTGCATCGAAGCACTTGATAGAACAATGAGAGACATCTTAAGGTTCAAGAATGCTAATAGTCTTCAACAACCTTTTAGAGGCAAGACTGTTGTATTTGGCGGAAATTTTCCACAAATACTACCT ATTTTGTCAATTGGAGATGGTCGGTGTGGTGACATTATTGATGGGATAGACAAGATAGAAATTCCTGATGATATTCTCATTGATCAATGGAATGACCTTATAGTATCCATCTACAAGGCAACATACTCGAAAATGTTTCTAGGGGTAAATTGTGTATCACATTTGAAGGAAAGAGCTATACTTGCATCAACTCTACATATGGTTGATGAAATCATTAGCTTCATGATGAGTTTGAACAGTGAAGATTCTAAAACTTATTATAGTTCAGGCACCGCATGTCAATCAGAAGTGCACAATGACTTATTAGCATCAGTTCATACACCCGAGTTTCTAAATAGCATTAGATGTTCAGGTGTTCCCAACCATGAATTAACATTAAAAGTAGGGACCCCGATAATGTTACTAAGGAAcatagaccactcagctggacTATGTAATGGCACACGGTTGGTAGTTTCTAAACTTGGAAGACACATCATTGAAGCAAGAAGCTTTTTAGGTAGTGGGAACGGTGATAAGGTATTCATACCACGGATGACCCTCACTCCATTCGATCAAAGAATACCATTCAGATTTCATCGCAGACAGTTTCCAATAATGGTATCCTATGCAATGTCAGTCAACAAGAGCCAAAGTCAATTATTGTCAAATGTAGGGTTGATTCTAAAAAAATCTGTGTTTACGCATGGCCAACTTTATGTTGCACTTTCAAGGGTCACTCATAGGAAAGGTCTCAAGATTCTGATTTATCATGATGAACATGAGGAGAAAAACAGACAATGTGGTATACAAGGAGGTGTTTAG